In the Helianthus annuus cultivar XRQ/B chromosome 11, HanXRQr2.0-SUNRISE, whole genome shotgun sequence genome, one interval contains:
- the LOC110867728 gene encoding cx9C motif-containing protein 4, with protein sequence MAKEIKEPCKKEACDIQSCLSKNNFLPQRCIRVIQLLQSCCEQCKYKSTHCGSVSGLLKQINK encoded by the exons ATGGCGAAAGAGATCAAAGAACCTTGCAAGAAGGAAGCATGCGACATTCAATCTTGCCTCTCCAAGAACAACTTTCTTCCCCAAAG GTGCATCAGAGTTATTCAATTACTACAATCATGCTGCGAGCAATGCAAGTATAAATCAACGCATTGTGGCTCTGTTTCTGGTCTTCTAAAGCAAATTAACAAGTGA